Proteins encoded within one genomic window of Nitrospira sp.:
- a CDS encoding 4Fe-4S binding protein produces the protein MNAGPADTLSGRELPIIAIDIPEPVAPSSCTVKGRATPPATKRYKYRMIALASVHAYIAFHLISWHVFGIQIWGKTAMMGVPSLAKGTINAASIMVALILISILIWGRAFCGWACHMRGAIEFADWILRKCNVRQYLNLREKNILINTPHRWLLRIGALFVLLLPVILLILKTGFTPQVNVMSPAPMADLPGYEGKAFAQTAPFNLDIRPTWNDFLVSIGLALFIQFTMSMMLNLRYGQGAFCRILCPYAPMMTPLMNISPIQSKITRVAQCTGCRDCSNACPQGIDVSREIFHFNGKVINRECIKCYACIDACDDHVLKDTAAPGVPQTDRLKPYEKRPWQQELIRKDGYQTNARHMQVYEPLGPTTDFLSILVALVGGAITSKLGGFWFYPGAIVAFILFRQTCIMGSKWVVAVKAQRTSTHKHDRQISAASQ, from the coding sequence ATGAACGCAGGTCCTGCTGATACCTTATCCGGACGCGAGCTTCCAATCATTGCAATTGATATTCCGGAGCCTGTAGCTCCAAGTTCATGCACTGTTAAAGGTCGTGCCACTCCACCGGCCACAAAGCGATACAAATATCGCATGATCGCTCTGGCATCGGTGCATGCCTATATCGCGTTCCACCTCATCTCCTGGCATGTGTTCGGGATTCAGATTTGGGGCAAGACGGCGATGATGGGCGTTCCATCACTTGCCAAAGGAACCATCAATGCCGCATCGATCATGGTGGCACTGATTTTAATCTCGATTTTAATCTGGGGACGAGCTTTTTGCGGGTGGGCCTGCCATATGCGCGGCGCGATTGAGTTTGCCGATTGGATCTTGCGTAAGTGCAACGTTCGGCAATACCTCAACCTGCGTGAAAAAAACATCCTCATTAATACACCTCATCGGTGGCTGCTGAGGATAGGGGCACTATTTGTGCTGCTCCTACCGGTCATTCTTTTGATCTTGAAGACTGGCTTTACTCCCCAGGTCAATGTCATGTCCCCCGCTCCTATGGCTGACCTCCCAGGATATGAAGGGAAGGCCTTCGCTCAAACAGCCCCGTTCAATCTTGATATCCGCCCCACCTGGAATGACTTTTTGGTATCGATCGGATTAGCACTGTTCATTCAATTCACCATGAGCATGATGTTGAATCTGCGGTATGGTCAAGGAGCATTCTGCAGAATTTTGTGCCCATACGCCCCGATGATGACGCCACTCATGAATATTTCGCCCATCCAATCCAAGATCACACGCGTTGCACAATGTACCGGCTGCCGAGATTGTAGCAACGCCTGTCCCCAGGGAATTGATGTCAGCCGAGAAATCTTCCATTTTAACGGCAAGGTCATCAACCGAGAATGCATTAAGTGCTATGCCTGCATCGACGCATGTGACGACCATGTTCTGAAAGACACAGCAGCCCCAGGCGTCCCTCAAACCGACAGGTTGAAACCATATGAGAAACGTCCTTGGCAACAGGAATTGATCAGAAAAGATGGCTATCAAACCAATGCACGGCACATGCAGGTCTATGAACCGCTCGGGCCGACGACTGATTTCCTATCCATCCTGGTTGCGTTGGTCGGCGGTGCCATCACGTCAAAACTCGGCGGATTCTGGTTTTATCCTGGAGCCATCGTCGCGTTCATTCTCTTCCGGCAAACGTGCATCATGGGTAGCAAGTGGGTGGTAGCTGTAAAAGCGCAACGGACAAGCACCCATAAGCATGACCGACAAATTTCCGCAGCAAGCCAATAG
- a CDS encoding IPT/TIG domain-containing protein codes for MASPFRFFFLFLSWLVMTHVGSRVALAEEGVIVEGAGYTLHDAESIKGHDEQQLEKDPVCDSSRKPKILRVEPDEAKPGQTITLTGENFGTRACFRGVALSVAGPSKIDYKFVNDTTIEVIVPDIQPGMSFIDIIAGGGNARSKAFLVQPK; via the coding sequence ATGGCAAGCCCGTTCCGTTTTTTCTTCCTGTTTCTTTCGTGGCTGGTGATGACCCATGTTGGATCACGCGTTGCTCTTGCCGAAGAGGGGGTGATCGTCGAAGGTGCCGGGTATACACTGCACGACGCGGAATCGATCAAGGGGCATGACGAGCAACAGCTGGAGAAAGATCCCGTCTGCGATAGCAGTCGAAAGCCTAAAATCCTGCGCGTGGAGCCCGATGAAGCCAAGCCCGGGCAAACCATAACCCTTACAGGTGAAAACTTCGGGACAAGAGCTTGTTTCCGAGGTGTGGCACTCAGTGTGGCAGGCCCATCCAAGATCGATTACAAGTTTGTGAATGACACAACGATTGAGGTCATTGTGCCTGATATCCAACCCGGCATGTCATTCATCGATATCATTGCCGGCGGCGGCAATGCCCGGTCTAAAGCCTTTTTGGTGCAACCCAAATAG
- a CDS encoding substrate-binding domain-containing protein, with the protein MPGQSLITLLCVGLILFLSPPHTSAQVAGNLIIAGNGPEQATIEVLARAFEKANPRAYVDILWDEDSTPAQLVQAGQAQIAVTSMEDATLAASQIGWDGIGILVHLSNFTKEVTTQQVAEMFSGKIREWSELGGPETRILLIDRSRSQNIREAFESRLGIAGKIPGAAKVIGSDDTVIKTVVGALPPLSAVAYVSLSTGLSAVANGVAVRLLPVDKVEPEVPTVRDGRYSLRRPLLLLSKKEANPLIEAFIKFALSPSGQAIVGELYVAMSSK; encoded by the coding sequence ATGCCAGGACAATCGTTAATCACTCTACTCTGTGTGGGTCTGATTCTCTTCCTCTCCCCTCCCCACACATCGGCACAGGTTGCAGGAAATCTGATCATCGCCGGTAACGGCCCTGAACAAGCGACTATTGAGGTCCTGGCACGTGCCTTCGAAAAAGCCAATCCCCGTGCCTATGTCGATATCTTGTGGGACGAAGATTCAACGCCGGCGCAGTTAGTTCAGGCCGGCCAGGCGCAGATTGCCGTGACAAGCATGGAGGACGCAACACTGGCAGCCTCACAAATCGGGTGGGACGGCATTGGGATTCTCGTCCATCTCTCAAACTTCACCAAGGAAGTGACGACTCAACAGGTCGCCGAGATGTTTTCCGGAAAGATCCGAGAATGGTCGGAATTGGGTGGGCCCGAGACGAGAATCCTGTTGATTGATCGATCTCGCAGCCAGAACATCCGTGAAGCGTTTGAATCCCGCCTCGGGATCGCTGGAAAGATTCCTGGGGCCGCAAAGGTTATCGGATCAGACGACACGGTCATCAAGACCGTCGTGGGTGCCCTTCCGCCCCTCTCTGCCGTCGCGTATGTGTCGTTGAGTACCGGCCTCTCTGCTGTCGCTAATGGGGTGGCCGTCCGGCTCCTGCCGGTTGATAAAGTCGAGCCTGAAGTCCCAACGGTCCGAGATGGGCGATACAGTCTGCGACGTCCACTGCTTCTTCTTTCGAAAAAAGAGGCGAATCCTCTTATTGAAGCTTTTATCAAATTTGCGTTGTCTCCTTCCGGTCAAGCCATTGTCGGAGAACTGTATGTGGCTATGTCGAGCAAGTAA
- a CDS encoding zinc ribbon domain-containing protein, with protein MPLYEYRCGRCEKQFEATQSVYARVEDTECPHCHAREATRLLSAFSSNVVGTRKPGFTEIKAKAMNQERMERFVKLPPLNAQRNVPPPNMSSESESSTANRTTSES; from the coding sequence ATGCCACTCTATGAATATCGATGCGGACGGTGTGAGAAACAATTTGAGGCCACCCAGTCAGTCTATGCCAGGGTGGAAGACACCGAATGTCCCCATTGCCATGCGAGGGAGGCCACGCGCCTTCTCTCCGCGTTCTCATCCAATGTGGTCGGCACCCGCAAACCCGGATTCACCGAAATCAAGGCCAAGGCCATGAACCAGGAACGGATGGAACGATTCGTCAAGTTGCCGCCGTTGAACGCACAGCGCAATGTCCCGCCACCGAACATGTCGTCCGAATCCGAGTCCTCTACGGCAAACCGAACCACGTCCGAGTCGTAA
- a CDS encoding DMT family transporter, which yields MPRLALLLTTLIWGATFPATKAALEQIPPLSFLLLRFFIGTLLILVWFVVGRRQLHHDRAVLVAGALSTVFLFLGYLLQTVGLAYTTASNSAFLTALYVIFVPLILLRVNRRAVLATVIAVVGLWLLVKPNASMNRGDLMTLGCAVAFAGHIICLERFTRQVDAPSLLVWQMVAMTVLFLPAPWWEDASVSAFLPTPVLLTGLVVTGVLATLAFAVQMWAQQLVPAQQVALLFASEPAYAAWLSWYFLGETLDVQGWIGSALILLAVIIGAFGG from the coding sequence ATGCCGCGACTCGCCCTCTTACTGACCACCCTCATCTGGGGTGCGACTTTTCCTGCCACGAAGGCGGCATTGGAGCAGATTCCCCCGCTCTCGTTCTTGTTACTCCGGTTTTTCATCGGCACCCTGCTCATCCTCGTATGGTTTGTCGTCGGTCGCCGTCAATTACATCATGATCGCGCGGTGTTAGTCGCTGGTGCACTTTCGACGGTGTTTCTCTTTCTCGGGTATTTGCTCCAAACCGTTGGGCTCGCCTATACCACGGCATCCAATTCCGCGTTTCTCACCGCGCTCTATGTGATCTTCGTGCCTTTGATCCTCCTACGGGTCAACCGGCGTGCAGTCTTGGCGACGGTGATTGCAGTGGTCGGGTTGTGGCTCCTCGTCAAACCCAACGCCTCCATGAATCGAGGCGATCTCATGACGCTGGGGTGCGCCGTGGCGTTTGCGGGACATATCATTTGTCTTGAGCGATTTACACGCCAAGTCGATGCCCCGTCGCTTCTTGTATGGCAGATGGTGGCGATGACGGTCTTGTTTCTCCCGGCTCCATGGTGGGAAGATGCTTCAGTAAGCGCGTTTTTGCCCACACCCGTTCTTCTCACCGGGCTTGTCGTCACGGGTGTGCTGGCCACGCTGGCATTTGCCGTGCAGATGTGGGCGCAGCAGCTAGTTCCGGCCCAGCAGGTGGCGCTTCTGTTTGCATCGGAGCCGGCCTACGCGGCCTGGCTTTCATGGTACTTTCTCGGTGAGACGTTGGACGTCCAAGGCTGGATCGGTAGCGCGCTAATTTTATTGGCGGTCATCATTGGAGCGTTCGGTGGTTGA
- a CDS encoding acyl-CoA desaturase, with protein MSDVQAYPPTKAQQIWYSFLRWFDSWAGLELTKSDGPPKVDWIRSVPFIFMHLMCFCAILVGVSFTAVAVAIAFYYIRMFAITGWYHRYFSHRTFKTSRTVQFLFALLGSTCTQRGPLWWAGHHRHHHIASDTPEDVHSPRHGGFLWSHMGWIMSQTFYAPRLKSIADFAKFPELRFLDRYDVLIPVLTGFGMFGFGRLLETYAPELGTNGIQMLIWGYFISTVALFHGTCTINSLSHVYGSQRYETGDDSRNNFFLALITMGEGWHNNHHYYPASTRQGFYWWEIDMTYYCLKGLEWLGLIWDIREVPAYVREGKTRQDSDRSVLKKKIEAAVKAAELPAPQPQLELTPP; from the coding sequence ATGTCCGACGTGCAAGCGTATCCACCAACCAAGGCACAGCAGATCTGGTATTCCTTTCTGCGCTGGTTTGACTCCTGGGCTGGCCTTGAACTGACGAAATCAGACGGACCGCCGAAGGTCGACTGGATTCGGAGTGTCCCGTTTATTTTCATGCACTTAATGTGTTTCTGCGCCATCTTAGTCGGAGTGAGCTTCACTGCAGTCGCAGTGGCCATCGCATTCTATTACATTCGCATGTTTGCGATTACCGGGTGGTACCATCGCTACTTCTCGCATCGCACGTTCAAGACATCGCGTACAGTCCAGTTTCTCTTTGCCCTGTTAGGCAGCACCTGCACACAGCGCGGGCCCCTCTGGTGGGCCGGCCATCATCGCCATCACCACATTGCCTCCGATACACCGGAAGATGTGCACTCCCCACGCCATGGAGGGTTTCTCTGGTCCCACATGGGTTGGATTATGTCGCAAACGTTTTATGCACCGCGACTGAAGAGCATTGCTGATTTCGCCAAGTTTCCGGAACTGCGGTTTCTCGATCGCTATGATGTTCTCATACCCGTCTTGACCGGCTTCGGCATGTTTGGGTTCGGCAGATTATTGGAAACCTATGCACCTGAGCTCGGCACCAACGGCATCCAGATGCTGATCTGGGGCTATTTCATCTCGACCGTCGCACTGTTTCATGGAACCTGCACGATCAATTCGCTGTCGCATGTCTATGGCTCACAGCGATACGAGACCGGCGACGATAGCCGAAACAACTTCTTCCTGGCCTTAATTACCATGGGAGAAGGGTGGCACAACAACCACCACTATTATCCGGCCTCGACCAGGCAAGGGTTCTACTGGTGGGAAATCGACATGACCTATTATTGTCTGAAAGGGCTCGAGTGGCTGGGGTTAATCTGGGACATTCGCGAGGTCCCTGCCTATGTGCGTGAGGGAAAAACCAGGCAGGACTCCGACCGCAGTGTCCTCAAAAAGAAGATTGAGGCGGCGGTGAAGGCGGCGGAACTTCCGGCACCTCAACCGCAATTAGAGCTCACGCCTCCCTAG
- a CDS encoding SUMF1/EgtB/PvdO family nonheme iron enzyme — translation MSDIFISYSSEDKSRVQDLARALEQKGWSVWWDRRIPAGKSFDEVIHDALKAARSVVVVWTKTSVKSTWVKNESRNGMRRNILFPVMLLDEVEIPLEFEHLQVAHLMDWHPEQDHAGFDQFINDLAGVIGPPVIPPIQPRSVTKSEEPAPARAEPRPEPEIEPLSTTAVEVEVAPERFELKPVSEMGRMPPDSPVKSYSSQGAAEDPEVAELSAAVDEDHQSQVTAPASSTSSLPIFPIGIGLLAAMGAVVYFIVSLHGPSPGTRDASRDQPAVITPTLGSEPIKQSSAATTHEKPILKQEASAVRTVATQPKLRSSPAKTITRKDGAPMVLIPAGEFWMGSPDSVPEDDEHPVHRVVLDEFYMDKFEVTNRSFNKFVLERNYRTTADREGKTWAYINGRWSQTTGANWKTPEAGSSVFDSNRADHPVVSVSWEDADAYCRWLGKQLPTEAQWEYAA, via the coding sequence ATGAGCGACATCTTCATTAGCTACTCCAGCGAAGATAAGAGCCGAGTACAGGATCTGGCAAGAGCCTTAGAACAGAAAGGCTGGTCGGTCTGGTGGGATCGGCGGATTCCTGCGGGCAAGTCGTTCGACGAGGTCATTCACGACGCGTTGAAGGCTGCCAGGTCCGTGGTGGTGGTATGGACCAAAACGTCGGTGAAGAGCACCTGGGTGAAGAATGAGTCGCGGAATGGTATGCGGCGAAACATTTTATTCCCTGTGATGCTACTCGACGAAGTCGAGATCCCACTGGAGTTTGAGCATCTCCAGGTCGCGCACTTGATGGATTGGCACCCAGAGCAGGATCATGCCGGGTTCGACCAATTTATCAACGATCTGGCCGGAGTTATCGGACCTCCCGTGATCCCGCCAATTCAACCAAGATCCGTGACGAAGAGCGAGGAGCCTGCCCCTGCGCGAGCAGAGCCGAGACCTGAACCTGAAATAGAACCGTTGTCGACAACCGCTGTCGAGGTGGAGGTAGCCCCTGAGCGATTCGAACTAAAACCTGTCAGCGAGATGGGTCGCATGCCTCCGGACTCGCCGGTGAAATCCTATTCGTCTCAGGGGGCGGCAGAAGATCCGGAAGTCGCAGAACTATCTGCAGCGGTTGACGAGGACCACCAGAGTCAAGTGACCGCCCCGGCTTCATCGACATCATCGCTCCCCATATTCCCGATCGGGATCGGCTTGCTTGCGGCGATGGGAGCAGTGGTCTATTTTATAGTCTCTTTACATGGTCCTTCCCCCGGGACAAGGGATGCATCTCGTGACCAGCCTGCCGTGATCACACCGACTCTGGGATCAGAACCGATCAAGCAATCCTCTGCAGCGACGACGCATGAGAAGCCAATTCTGAAGCAGGAAGCATCGGCGGTTAGAACTGTGGCAACCCAGCCTAAGTTGAGATCCAGTCCTGCGAAGACCATAACCCGCAAGGATGGTGCACCGATGGTCTTGATTCCGGCAGGGGAATTCTGGATGGGCTCGCCAGACTCAGTTCCGGAAGATGATGAACACCCTGTTCATCGAGTTGTTCTTGATGAATTCTACATGGACAAGTTTGAAGTGACGAACCGGTCATTTAACAAGTTCGTCCTCGAACGTAATTATAGGACAACAGCAGATCGCGAAGGTAAGACATGGGCATACATTAATGGCAGGTGGAGTCAGACTACAGGGGCAAATTGGAAGACTCCGGAAGCTGGGAGTTCTGTATTCGACTCTAATCGAGCCGATCATCCTGTCGTATCGGTTAGCTGGGAGGATGCCGATGCCTATTGCAGATGGTTAGGGAAACAATTGCCCACAGAAGCGCAATGGGAATATGCCGCATGA
- the hemE gene encoding uroporphyrinogen decarboxylase, which translates to MKNDRFLKACRREPVDCTPVWFMRQAGRYMSEYRTLRAKHSILEMCKTPELAAQVTLQPIDRFPLDAAIIFADILLPLEPMGLNLEFAAGEGPVIHNPVRDRAAVDQLKVIDGDELDYVAEAIRQTRRALDGRVPLIGFAGAPFTLASYAIEGGGSRNYLHTKQMMYSDPTAWHRLMDKFARVLTGYLRRQIKAGAQAIQLFDSWVGCLSAGDYVEYVMPHVQRIFDGLKQEGVPMIHFGTGTTAILRQMREAGGDVIGIDWRIHLDEAWAMVGHDRAVQGNLDPLALFAPLHEIERRVEDILRRAGGRLGHIFNLGHGILPTTPVDHVAATIDMVHKLSQR; encoded by the coding sequence ATGAAGAATGATCGTTTTTTGAAAGCCTGCCGCCGCGAGCCGGTCGATTGTACTCCTGTGTGGTTTATGCGCCAGGCCGGACGGTATATGTCCGAGTATCGGACGTTACGCGCGAAACATTCAATTCTTGAAATGTGCAAGACGCCTGAATTGGCGGCCCAGGTCACGCTTCAGCCCATTGATCGATTCCCGCTGGATGCTGCTATTATTTTTGCCGATATCTTACTTCCGTTGGAACCGATGGGGCTCAATCTCGAGTTCGCAGCAGGTGAGGGGCCGGTTATCCACAATCCGGTGCGCGACCGAGCGGCAGTGGATCAACTGAAAGTCATTGACGGCGACGAGCTGGACTACGTGGCGGAGGCTATCAGGCAAACACGGCGCGCCCTTGACGGGCGGGTGCCGCTCATCGGATTTGCCGGTGCACCGTTCACGTTGGCGAGTTATGCCATCGAAGGCGGTGGCTCGCGTAATTACCTGCATACCAAACAGATGATGTACAGCGATCCCACGGCTTGGCACCGGTTGATGGATAAGTTCGCCCGCGTGCTCACCGGGTATCTCCGTCGGCAGATTAAGGCGGGGGCGCAGGCGATTCAGCTTTTCGATAGTTGGGTCGGGTGTCTGTCTGCCGGTGACTATGTCGAATATGTGATGCCGCATGTCCAGCGTATTTTTGATGGACTCAAGCAAGAAGGGGTGCCGATGATTCATTTTGGCACCGGCACGACCGCCATCTTGCGTCAGATGCGCGAGGCAGGAGGCGACGTCATTGGGATCGACTGGCGGATTCATCTGGACGAGGCCTGGGCCATGGTCGGGCATGATCGCGCGGTGCAAGGCAATCTCGATCCGCTTGCCCTCTTCGCCCCGCTTCATGAGATTGAGCGTCGCGTCGAAGATATCTTGCGTCGAGCCGGTGGACGTCTCGGCCACATCTTCAATCTCGGTCATGGCATCCTGCCTACGACGCCGGTCGATCATGTGGCCGCAACGATCGACATGGTGCATAAGCTCAGCCAACGGTGA
- the hemH gene encoding ferrochelatase, translating into MMNDRRHHTAVLLMAMGGPDCLENVEPFLLDVRGGRPTPSALVEEIRERYRATGGKSPAVGITQEVAKKLERQLNESGDGRYRVYVGLRHWHPFIKDTYAELLKESPEQIIGVCMAPQQSSLSTGAYRKKVEEARDGLEDQTPVTYVGSWNRHPRLVVAIVDNIRQALDKFPPDVRTTVPVLFTAHSLPERIVAMKDPYPDEVKGTVEAVTKALGNQPTYFAYQSQGRSNEPWLGPTVEAMLDTVKQEGHRHVLVAPIGFICDHVETLFDIDIELKQLALSKGLQLERIPMLNDSSAILETLGDVLAAHEFSLSTPS; encoded by the coding sequence ATGATGAACGACAGAAGGCATCACACGGCGGTTCTCTTAATGGCGATGGGTGGACCTGATTGCCTAGAGAACGTCGAACCATTTTTGCTCGATGTGCGCGGAGGGCGACCAACGCCTTCAGCACTCGTCGAGGAGATTCGCGAACGGTACCGAGCAACGGGGGGAAAATCACCGGCTGTCGGGATCACACAAGAGGTCGCGAAGAAGCTGGAACGACAGCTGAATGAGTCCGGTGACGGCCGATACCGAGTGTACGTTGGGTTGCGGCATTGGCATCCCTTTATCAAGGACACCTATGCCGAGCTGCTGAAGGAATCGCCGGAACAGATCATCGGCGTCTGTATGGCTCCGCAACAATCGTCGCTGAGTACGGGGGCTTACCGGAAAAAGGTTGAAGAAGCCCGTGATGGACTAGAGGACCAGACTCCCGTGACCTATGTCGGGAGTTGGAACCGGCATCCGCGACTGGTTGTCGCGATTGTTGACAACATTCGGCAAGCGCTCGACAAGTTTCCGCCGGATGTGCGAACGACAGTGCCGGTGTTGTTTACTGCCCATAGCTTGCCGGAACGGATCGTGGCGATGAAGGATCCCTATCCGGATGAGGTGAAGGGGACGGTTGAGGCTGTTACCAAAGCCTTAGGCAACCAACCGACCTATTTCGCCTATCAAAGCCAGGGACGCTCCAATGAGCCATGGCTTGGGCCGACAGTCGAGGCCATGTTGGATACAGTGAAGCAAGAAGGACACCGGCATGTGCTGGTGGCCCCCATCGGGTTTATCTGCGACCATGTGGAAACGCTCTTCGATATCGACATTGAACTCAAACAGCTCGCGCTCAGCAAAGGTCTGCAGCTTGAGCGCATACCGATGTTGAACGATTCTTCCGCAATTCTTGAGACGTTAGGCGACGTCTTGGCCGCACACGAATTCTCGCTCTCCACTCCGTCGTGA